A genomic window from Gloeocapsopsis sp. IPPAS B-1203 includes:
- the upp gene encoding uracil phosphoribosyltransferase yields MTLQLRVYVPPHPLIQHWLGVARDAATPSVLFKSAMTELGRWLTYEAVRDWLPTQDVTIDTPLASAPATLVNPEAPIAVVPVLRAGLALLEGAQTLLPLASVYHLGLVRDEKTLQASCYLNKLPERFAPETRVLITEPMLATGGSIMMTLAELEKRGVDPSLTRIISVVVAPPALQKIGGAYPGLVIYTATIDEMVNEDGFIVPGLGDAGDRTFGT; encoded by the coding sequence ATGACGCTGCAGTTGCGTGTTTACGTTCCACCCCACCCATTAATTCAGCATTGGCTAGGCGTTGCTCGTGATGCTGCTACGCCTTCAGTTCTCTTTAAAAGTGCTATGACAGAATTAGGGCGCTGGTTAACTTATGAAGCAGTAAGAGACTGGCTACCCACGCAAGACGTAACTATAGACACGCCTTTGGCGAGTGCACCTGCAACTTTAGTTAATCCTGAAGCACCGATCGCTGTTGTTCCTGTTTTACGCGCTGGATTAGCTTTACTAGAAGGGGCGCAAACACTGCTACCTTTAGCATCAGTTTATCACCTGGGCTTAGTCCGCGACGAAAAAACACTACAAGCAAGTTGCTACCTGAATAAACTCCCTGAACGGTTCGCGCCAGAGACACGAGTTTTAATCACTGAGCCAATGTTAGCAACAGGTGGCTCAATTATGATGACGTTAGCAGAATTAGAAAAACGGGGAGTTGATCCGAGTTTGACGCGGATCATTTCAGTTGTTGTCGCTCCTCCAGCACTACAAAAAATAGGTGGAGCTTATCCAGGTTTAGTGATTTATACGGCAACAATTGATGAAATGGTTAACGAAGACGGATTTATTGTTCCTGGTTTAGGAGATGCGGGCGATCGCACTTTTGGTACTTAA
- a CDS encoding EAL domain-containing protein, translating to MSIIAKLRHPSLQLYSFLSRFSLLKSYKGKIMIVAFVGTHIPLLSLLIYFISTTSFPFQLKLRIIIIALLATLIGTALTLYALHNLLAPISLTFLGLRKYLLYKQLPNLPTEFTDEAGILMADTVHTIKKLDQVIDYMASYDDLTGLPNRDLFRDRLQQAVSQAHDSHQTLAVMFLSLNRLKRINDTLGYHAGDVLLRSAAQRFTNCINDNNILARVGSNTFAIVQTRFRTVDDIVNLAEKICDTVAKPFAIDNHEITTGASVGIAIYPSDTTNIDHLVGYADTAMHQAQRQELNNYHFYSTDLNSSLQERLALENELYYALDRGELLLHYQPQVSLHSGRIIGVETLIRWQNPARGLVSPAKFIPIAEETGLIVPIGEWVLRTACAQSLTWQAQGFPSLKIAVNLSARQFKQQNLVQTVNQVLETTGLDPHYLELELTESLMIDNIQQSINIMQQLHNMGIVLSVDDFGTGYSSLNYLKRFPIHTLKIDQSFVRDLVVDSDDAAIVDAIISLAHSLNLSVIAEGVESQEQLTYLQNKGCDEIQGYYFSRPLPAHTFTQLLEEGKALNNITLLDVT from the coding sequence ATGAGTATAATCGCAAAACTGCGTCATCCTAGCCTTCAGTTGTATTCATTTTTGTCGCGTTTTTCACTGCTAAAAAGCTACAAAGGAAAAATTATGATTGTTGCCTTTGTAGGCACTCATATACCTCTTTTAAGTTTACTCATATATTTTATTAGCACAACATCTTTTCCTTTTCAATTGAAGCTGCGTATTATCATTATTGCTCTATTAGCTACTTTGATAGGTACAGCCCTAACACTCTATGCACTGCATAATCTACTAGCACCAATATCACTCACCTTTCTAGGATTAAGAAAATACTTACTTTACAAACAACTGCCAAACTTGCCCACGGAATTTACTGATGAAGCAGGAATTCTCATGGCAGATACAGTCCACACAATCAAAAAACTCGACCAAGTAATTGATTACATGGCAAGCTACGACGATTTAACAGGTTTGCCAAACCGAGATTTATTTCGCGATCGCCTGCAACAGGCTGTATCGCAAGCCCACGATAGCCACCAAACGTTGGCAGTGATGTTCCTCAGCTTGAATCGTCTCAAAAGAATTAATGATACTTTGGGATATCATGCTGGAGATGTGCTATTGAGAAGTGCGGCTCAAAGATTTACTAATTGCATAAATGACAACAACATTTTGGCACGCGTTGGTAGCAACACATTTGCGATTGTGCAAACTCGTTTTCGCACTGTTGACGATATCGTTAACTTAGCTGAAAAAATTTGTGACACCGTTGCTAAGCCGTTCGCGATTGATAATCATGAGATTACTACTGGTGCTAGTGTAGGAATCGCGATTTATCCTAGTGATACGACAAATATCGATCATCTTGTCGGGTATGCAGATACAGCAATGCATCAAGCACAAAGACAAGAATTAAATAATTATCATTTTTATTCAACTGATCTCAACAGTAGTTTGCAAGAACGGCTAGCTTTAGAAAATGAACTATATTATGCACTGGATCGTGGTGAACTTTTACTACACTACCAACCCCAAGTTTCTCTACACAGTGGACGCATAATTGGTGTTGAAACTCTCATTCGCTGGCAAAATCCGGCAAGAGGGTTAGTCTCTCCTGCAAAGTTTATTCCCATTGCGGAAGAAACAGGTTTAATTGTTCCAATTGGTGAATGGGTTCTCCGTACAGCTTGCGCCCAAAGCCTGACATGGCAAGCACAAGGGTTTCCCTCATTGAAAATTGCAGTTAATTTATCAGCGCGTCAATTCAAGCAACAAAACCTTGTCCAAACAGTGAATCAAGTTTTAGAGACAACAGGTCTAGATCCACATTATCTTGAACTTGAATTAACTGAAAGCCTGATGATAGACAACATCCAACAATCTATCAATATCATGCAACAATTGCATAATATGGGAATTGTACTTTCGGTTGATGACTTTGGAACAGGTTATTCCTCTTTAAATTACCTCAAACGATTTCCGATTCATACCCTAAAAATTGATCAGTCTTTTGTCCGTGACTTAGTAGTAGACTCTGACGATGCCGCGATCGTTGATGCAATTATTTCTCTAGCCCATAGTCTTAATTTAAGTGTTATTGCCGAAGGTGTCGAAAGTCAGGAGCAGCTAACCTACTTACAAAACAAAGGTTGTGACGAAATACAAGGCTACTACTTTAGCCGTCCACTCCCTGCTCATACCTTCACCCAACTGCTAGAAGAAGGTAAAGCCCTGAATAATATTACATTACTTGACGTTACTTAA
- a CDS encoding YggT family protein — protein MSSIYLLTSTLVTFITIYTYILIIRVLLTWFPNIDWYSQPFAAISQITDPYLNLFRSFIPPLGGIDISPILAILLLQVAGGLIGGLPGAFAYY, from the coding sequence ATGAGTTCCATTTACTTACTGACAAGTACACTCGTTACATTCATCACCATTTACACCTACATCTTAATCATTCGGGTGCTGCTCACTTGGTTTCCTAACATTGATTGGTATTCGCAACCTTTTGCGGCAATTAGCCAGATTACTGACCCTTATTTAAATCTATTTCGCTCGTTCATTCCTCCATTAGGAGGAATCGATATCTCACCGATCTTGGCTATTTTGCTATTACAAGTAGCAGGTGGTCTAATCGGTGGCTTACCAGGAGCTTTTGCTTACTACTAA
- a CDS encoding metalloregulator ArsR/SmtB family transcription factor, which produces MFKPSYFKADLFKVLSNPVRIQILDALRLGEQSVNSIAQWVQADPSSVSQQLAVLRSRNLVTSRKQGNYVFYSVRDPAIFNILDAALEVFNNHLVDVRDALEKLE; this is translated from the coding sequence ATGTTTAAGCCCAGTTATTTTAAAGCTGATCTGTTTAAAGTATTATCCAATCCAGTACGAATTCAAATTTTAGATGCTTTAAGACTGGGAGAACAAAGCGTGAATAGCATTGCCCAGTGGGTTCAAGCCGATCCATCCTCAGTATCTCAGCAACTCGCTGTACTGCGCAGTCGCAATTTAGTTACAAGCCGTAAGCAAGGTAACTATGTATTTTACTCTGTACGTGACCCAGCTATTTTTAATATTCTAGATGCTGCACTAGAAGTATTTAACAATCATCTAGTTGATGTACGTGATGCGCTCGAAAAATTAGAGTAA